One region of Tumebacillus amylolyticus genomic DNA includes:
- a CDS encoding cation diffusion facilitator family transporter, with protein sequence MKQGERGAWVSIFAYLFLSALKLSVGHYAGSKALFADGLNNATDIVASVAVLIGLRIARKPADEDHKYGHRRAETIATFAAAFIMASVAVDVLWDGVQSLMRGEAITPDLISMWTALFSAGVMVCVYLYNSRLGKRIKSQALQAAAADNRADVLVSLGATVGILGARFGWHWLDPVMALVVGVIIAKTAYEIFYEAAHALSDGYDERELGEIRQLIQSSDGVLEVRDLKARRHGSDVHVDAVIAVDANLSVQESHCLTDQVEQTLTDREEIEQVMIHVEPFVPTGSETETQK encoded by the coding sequence CCTGGGTTTCGATCTTCGCGTATCTGTTCCTCTCGGCGTTGAAATTGTCGGTCGGGCACTATGCGGGGTCGAAAGCGCTGTTCGCCGACGGGCTTAACAACGCGACCGATATCGTAGCTTCTGTAGCGGTGCTGATCGGCCTGCGCATCGCCCGCAAGCCGGCCGACGAAGATCATAAGTACGGTCATCGCCGAGCGGAGACGATCGCGACGTTTGCGGCCGCTTTTATCATGGCGTCCGTTGCCGTCGATGTGCTTTGGGACGGCGTGCAGAGTTTGATGCGGGGAGAGGCGATTACGCCCGACCTCATCTCGATGTGGACGGCGTTGTTCTCGGCGGGCGTGATGGTCTGCGTCTATCTCTACAATTCGCGGCTTGGCAAACGAATCAAATCGCAAGCCCTGCAAGCGGCGGCGGCCGACAATCGGGCAGACGTCTTGGTGTCGCTCGGGGCCACGGTCGGCATCCTCGGAGCACGATTCGGCTGGCATTGGCTCGACCCGGTGATGGCGCTGGTCGTCGGAGTCATCATCGCGAAAACGGCGTATGAGATTTTCTACGAAGCGGCCCATGCGCTCAGCGACGGCTACGACGAACGGGAGTTGGGCGAGATTCGGCAGTTGATTCAATCGTCTGACGGCGTGTTGGAAGTGCGCGACTTGAAAGCGCGTCGTCACGGAAGCGACGTGCATGTCGATGCGGTGATTGCGGTCGACGCCAATCTGAGCGTTCAAGAAAGCCATTGCCTCACCGATCAAGTGGAGCAAACGCTGACCGACAGGGAAGAAATCGAGCAAGTGATGATTCATGTCGAACCGTTCGTCCCGACCGGCAGTGAGACGGAAACTCAAAAATGA
- a CDS encoding two-component system sensor histidine kinase NtrB: MLTVVQGFRARMQERIREFTYRWWTDRHEDNQNFFYHVEDKFYEQTLRQEAEELLDIVFSSFFGPAREKMLQWARETSAKRAVQDVPPEEAIERFRMFRRVLQQFFMEYAEEQQLDLPLSLQVAEEMTHNVELAMQNWMACYMELKNSYLNEQKKRFDVERLASIGQMAAGVAHEVRNPLTATRGFLQLLAEVQPHAFLNIAMEELDRGIDTISSMLDVAKPPVPDAPKSPLLMAPLLKHTVDLFHDKQYKKRVVCEFQDEDCTVLGRRETLKQAFFNVIKNALEAMKDLEDPVLTLRHFRRGRTLVIEVQDNGMGIPAGKLHLLGTPFFSMKDAGNGLGLTMVYRTMHEHFAHVTVESDEGQGVLFRFEFPMESSVQVL, translated from the coding sequence ATGCTAACAGTCGTGCAGGGTTTCCGTGCCCGCATGCAGGAGCGCATTCGGGAATTCACCTACCGCTGGTGGACGGATCGCCATGAAGACAATCAGAACTTTTTTTACCATGTGGAAGACAAATTCTACGAGCAGACGCTGCGACAGGAAGCGGAGGAGCTCTTGGACATCGTGTTCTCGTCGTTTTTCGGGCCCGCTCGGGAAAAAATGCTGCAGTGGGCCCGCGAGACCAGCGCCAAGCGTGCCGTACAGGATGTCCCGCCCGAAGAGGCGATTGAGAGATTTCGGATGTTCCGCCGCGTGTTGCAGCAGTTTTTTATGGAGTATGCCGAGGAGCAGCAACTGGATTTGCCGCTGAGCTTGCAAGTGGCCGAAGAGATGACGCACAACGTCGAGCTCGCGATGCAAAACTGGATGGCCTGCTACATGGAGCTGAAAAACTCCTACCTCAACGAGCAGAAAAAACGCTTCGACGTCGAACGTCTCGCGTCGATTGGACAGATGGCGGCGGGTGTTGCGCATGAGGTGCGCAATCCGTTGACGGCGACGCGGGGATTTTTGCAACTGCTCGCCGAAGTGCAGCCGCATGCGTTTTTGAACATCGCGATGGAGGAATTGGATCGCGGAATCGATACGATTTCTTCGATGCTCGACGTCGCCAAACCCCCGGTGCCCGATGCGCCGAAGTCGCCGTTGCTCATGGCACCGCTGTTGAAGCATACGGTCGATCTGTTTCACGACAAGCAGTACAAAAAGCGGGTCGTCTGTGAGTTTCAAGACGAGGACTGCACGGTCTTGGGACGGCGCGAGACGTTGAAACAGGCGTTTTTCAACGTGATCAAGAACGCGTTGGAAGCGATGAAAGACTTGGAGGACCCCGTGCTGACCCTGCGACACTTTCGGCGGGGTCGGACGTTGGTCATCGAAGTGCAGGACAACGGCATGGGGATTCCGGCGGGCAAGCTGCACTTGCTGGGCACGCCGTTTTTTTCCATGAAAGACGCGGGGAACGGGTTGGGGTTGACGATGGTCTACCGCACGATGCACGAGCATTTCGCCCATGTCACCGTCGAAAGCGACGAAGGGCAGGGCGTGTTGTTCCGCTTTGAGTTTCCGATGGAGAGCTCGGTTCAGGTTTTGTAA
- the murC gene encoding UDP-N-acetylmuramate--L-alanine ligase, producing MQKIHFVGIKGSGTSALAQIYARMGIQVTGSDSADVFFTDALLNGAGITHIVTPSADNVTDVDMVCHSPAYGDDHIEIKVAKEKGIPVLSYPEQLGQLMNDKRTILISGTHGKTTTTSMISNLLLKTGLDPMVVIGSKNYDIGSNSRFGEGYLVAEACEYRRSFHNYNPTIAIVNNIDFDHPDYFHDLEDVFSAFQTFVDKVPADGALIAWGDQELCRKLKTEGRTVYFGLNTDNDIYATHVEESRGRLKFRVWERDTELGVIEVRALGRHNVLNALASVAVTRLLNVPFSDVQAAFSDFRGVYRRFDYLGQFEGLELYDDYAHHPSEIETTLRATKLSFPEDTLLTVFQPHTISRTKKFLEDFAQALTLSDEVMLVKIFQSAREKGDEAEALTSELAEQIRSRGKKVIVVNNLEEGAEWIRREKSSQRGLVLTMGAGDVRGIAEQLLSVKA from the coding sequence ATGCAGAAAATCCACTTTGTGGGGATCAAAGGCTCCGGGACGAGTGCCTTGGCGCAGATCTACGCGCGTATGGGGATTCAAGTCACGGGTTCGGACAGCGCGGATGTTTTTTTCACCGACGCTTTGCTGAACGGAGCCGGCATTACCCACATCGTGACTCCGTCCGCTGACAACGTGACGGACGTTGACATGGTTTGCCACTCTCCGGCGTATGGAGATGACCATATTGAGATCAAAGTTGCGAAGGAAAAGGGCATTCCGGTGCTTTCTTATCCTGAGCAACTCGGCCAGTTGATGAACGACAAGCGCACGATTCTGATCTCGGGCACGCATGGCAAGACCACGACGACGTCCATGATCAGCAACCTGTTGTTGAAGACGGGGCTCGACCCGATGGTTGTCATCGGGAGCAAGAACTATGACATCGGCTCCAACTCGCGCTTTGGCGAGGGCTATCTGGTCGCGGAGGCGTGCGAATACCGTCGCAGCTTCCACAACTACAATCCGACGATTGCGATCGTCAACAACATCGACTTCGACCATCCGGACTATTTCCATGACTTGGAGGACGTGTTCTCGGCGTTCCAGACGTTCGTGGACAAAGTTCCGGCAGACGGCGCGCTGATCGCTTGGGGCGACCAAGAGCTGTGCCGCAAGTTGAAGACGGAGGGCCGCACCGTGTATTTCGGCCTGAACACCGACAACGACATCTATGCGACTCATGTGGAGGAATCCCGCGGTCGTTTGAAATTCCGCGTGTGGGAACGAGATACGGAACTCGGCGTCATCGAAGTCCGTGCCTTGGGCCGCCACAACGTCTTGAATGCGTTGGCGTCCGTCGCGGTGACGCGCTTGCTGAACGTTCCGTTCTCCGATGTGCAGGCGGCGTTCTCCGATTTCCGCGGCGTGTACCGTCGCTTCGACTACCTCGGTCAGTTTGAGGGGTTGGAGCTGTACGATGACTACGCGCATCATCCCAGTGAGATCGAGACGACGCTTCGAGCGACGAAGCTGTCGTTCCCGGAGGACACGTTGCTGACGGTGTTCCAACCGCACACGATCTCGCGGACCAAGAAGTTCCTTGAGGACTTCGCTCAAGCGTTGACCTTGTCCGATGAAGTGATGCTCGTCAAGATCTTCCAATCGGCTCGTGAGAAAGGCGACGAGGCGGAAGCGTTGACTTCAGAATTGGCAGAACAGATTCGCTCGCGTGGCAAGAAAGTCATCGTCGTCAACAACCTCGAAGAAGGCGCCGAGTGGATTCGCCGGGAGAAATCCTCGCAGCGCGGGTTGGTTTTGACGATGGGCGCAGGCGATGTCCGA